A DNA window from Halarsenatibacter silvermanii contains the following coding sequences:
- a CDS encoding selenium metabolism-associated LysR family transcriptional regulator, producing the protein MNIKTLEIFVSLADLGSYSRVAAEMNLSQPAVSMQIKNLEEKMSAELVARKGRGVELTRTGRVFYRRVSELLREWEDVQLEIERLQESRLDEICIGASTIPSSHIIPELLSDFCRGYPEIKMTVRVGDSQDIIELLDDREIELAVIGKKPESIELEVMPLIKDELHLLVSRNDELFGRDSVSLKEILERKLLIREKGSATRRTMMNALREAGADRKDLDIRAVLETNEAIISAVEAGLGVSFISRLASNKALEWGRVGKINLDGVRMERNFYISHPPGRIQGTPLESFVRLARDFSR; encoded by the coding sequence ATGAATATAAAAACTCTTGAAATTTTCGTCAGTTTGGCTGATCTTGGCAGTTACTCCAGGGTGGCCGCGGAAATGAACCTCAGTCAGCCTGCTGTCAGCATGCAGATCAAAAATTTAGAGGAAAAGATGTCTGCTGAGCTGGTGGCCAGAAAGGGACGGGGAGTAGAACTGACGCGAACCGGCCGTGTATTTTACCGCAGGGTCAGTGAGCTTCTGCGGGAGTGGGAAGACGTGCAATTAGAGATTGAAAGACTGCAGGAAAGTAGGCTGGATGAAATATGCATCGGGGCCAGCACAATACCTTCCAGCCATATTATTCCCGAATTGTTGAGCGATTTTTGCCGTGGTTATCCTGAAATTAAGATGACCGTCCGGGTCGGTGATAGTCAGGATATTATCGAATTACTTGATGATCGAGAGATTGAGCTGGCCGTGATAGGGAAAAAACCTGAAAGTATCGAGCTAGAAGTTATGCCCCTTATTAAAGATGAACTGCATCTGCTGGTTTCCCGGAATGATGAATTGTTCGGGCGTGATTCTGTGTCCTTAAAGGAGATACTCGAGAGAAAATTGCTGATACGAGAAAAAGGTTCTGCCACCCGCAGGACCATGATGAATGCTTTAAGAGAAGCAGGAGCTGATAGAAAAGATCTTGACATCAGAGCCGTTCTCGAAACCAATGAAGCTATAATTTCAGCAGTAGAAGCTGGTCTGGGCGTTTCATTCATCTCCCGGCTGGCTTCCAATAAAGCATTGGAATGGGGGCGGGTCGGCAAAATAAATCTTGACGGTGTGAGGATGGAGCGCAATTTTTATATTTCCCATCCTCCCGGGAGGATTCAGGGTACGCCTCTGGAATCCTTCGTTCGACTTGCTCGCGATTTCTCCCGATAA
- the pyk gene encoding pyruvate kinase: MRKTKIVCTLGPASNDRSTLRQMAESGMNVARFNFSHGEHEEHLHRINMVRKVEEELGDPIALMLDTQGPEIRTGELVEDEVELVEGEEVVITTDEVEGDRDKFSVFYDNLPNDVDPGSTILVDDGLIELEVLSVAGSEINCKIMNGSKLGTYKGVNLPGIKVKLPALTDKDRKDIKFGCEQGVHFVAASFVRKADDVIEIRKLLEENNSEDIGIIPKIENQEGVENIDEIIEVSDGIMVARGDLGVELPAERVPIIQKSIIRKCNQAAIPVITATQMLDSMIRNPRPTRAEASDVANAIFDGTDAIMLSGESAAGNYPVEAVKTMAKIARETENSLSYTRDLFQDDESQKTATEAISLASCETAVNLEADAIITSTDSGLTARMVAKYRPDIKIIAVTPNDRVLHSLALSWGVAPLKGENADSTDKMIQLSIDSALDKGYIKNGDLVTVTAGAPVGMPGTTNLIKVDVVGRPLLEGDGIGKSIITGNAIKVSSPEEAEEKIEEGDIIVTSMTDSSYMPAIKKAAGIITEKGGLTSHPAIVGLNLEKPVVVGVGDAADKIEDGGEITLDGVRGLVYKGIAHLR; encoded by the coding sequence ATGCGGAAAACCAAAATTGTCTGCACTCTGGGACCTGCCAGCAACGACAGGTCGACACTAAGACAGATGGCGGAAAGCGGCATGAATGTAGCGCGTTTTAACTTTTCTCACGGGGAGCATGAAGAACATCTTCATAGAATCAATATGGTTAGAAAGGTCGAAGAAGAATTGGGGGATCCAATAGCCCTCATGCTCGATACTCAGGGGCCAGAAATCAGGACCGGAGAACTTGTCGAAGATGAGGTTGAGCTCGTTGAAGGCGAAGAAGTGGTGATAACTACCGATGAAGTCGAAGGGGACAGAGATAAATTCAGCGTTTTTTATGATAACCTACCCAACGATGTCGATCCAGGCAGCACCATACTGGTTGATGATGGTTTGATCGAGCTTGAAGTTCTTTCGGTAGCCGGTTCAGAAATAAACTGTAAAATTATGAACGGCAGCAAGCTGGGAACATATAAGGGTGTCAACCTGCCCGGTATAAAAGTAAAACTTCCGGCTCTAACCGATAAGGATAGAAAGGATATCAAGTTCGGATGCGAACAGGGGGTTCATTTTGTGGCGGCCTCTTTTGTTCGAAAGGCAGACGATGTGATCGAAATAAGAAAACTTTTGGAGGAAAATAACAGCGAAGATATAGGCATTATCCCAAAGATTGAAAATCAGGAAGGCGTCGAAAATATTGATGAAATTATCGAAGTTTCAGATGGAATCATGGTTGCCAGAGGTGATCTCGGGGTTGAGCTTCCAGCAGAAAGAGTACCCATAATACAAAAAAGCATTATTCGCAAATGCAATCAGGCGGCTATACCAGTAATCACCGCCACTCAGATGCTCGATTCTATGATCAGAAATCCTCGGCCTACCAGGGCCGAAGCCTCTGATGTGGCCAATGCAATTTTTGACGGGACGGACGCGATAATGCTTTCCGGAGAATCGGCAGCAGGGAATTATCCCGTGGAAGCGGTTAAAACTATGGCCAAAATCGCCCGGGAAACAGAAAACTCCCTGTCTTATACCAGAGATCTATTTCAGGATGATGAGTCTCAAAAAACTGCCACAGAAGCTATAAGTCTTGCTTCATGTGAGACAGCCGTGAATCTCGAGGCAGATGCGATTATAACATCTACTGATTCAGGTCTTACGGCCAGGATGGTCGCTAAATACCGGCCCGATATTAAGATAATAGCTGTGACTCCCAATGATAGAGTTCTGCACTCGCTAGCTTTAAGCTGGGGAGTTGCTCCCCTTAAAGGAGAAAATGCTGATTCCACTGATAAGATGATACAGCTTTCCATAGACTCTGCTCTGGATAAAGGCTATATAAAAAATGGTGATCTCGTTACAGTTACTGCTGGAGCCCCTGTGGGCATGCCCGGTACAACAAATCTCATAAAAGTTGACGTGGTAGGACGACCGCTGCTGGAAGGGGATGGGATTGGCAAAAGTATTATAACCGGAAATGCTATTAAAGTCTCTTCTCCTGAAGAAGCAGAGGAAAAAATCGAAGAAGGAGATATTATAGTAACTTCTATGACCGATAGTTCATATATGCCGGCTATAAAAAAGGCTGCTGGAATTATAACAGAGAAAGGTGGTCTCACCTCTCATCCCGCTATCGTAGGGCTCAATCTGGAAAAACCTGTGGTAGTGGGGGTAGGGGATGCTGCTGACAAAATCGAAGATGGTGGGGAAATCACACTTGACGGAGTAAGAGGTCTGGTATACAAGGGTATCGCCCATCTTCGTTGA
- a CDS encoding DNA polymerase III subunit alpha codes for MSDFVHLHNHTEYSLLDGSLRLSELVAATREYGQKAVAMTDHGVLYGMVKFYKKAREEGIKPIIGCEVYLTPGDRREKKDRELYHLVLLASSDRGYNNLLEIVTKSHLEGYYYRPRVDKNLLYENRRGLIATSACLQGEIPTRILAGNFKEAEKSLREYREIFGRENFFLELQDHGLPEQKKVNPELKKFSKEFDLGLVAANDSHYLEKSDAEFHDVLLALQTNSEVADTDRMTFPNQEFYLKSPREMRELFSEEQEAIKNTGRIADRCEVNLDFERFFLPEYPEASEQDLSAEEMLRKKCRERLDENFSDDEKPRERMEYELEIICDMGYAAYFLIVQDFVEEAKKREIRVGPGRGSAAGSFVSYLLGITKVNPLDYGLIFERFLNPARVSLPDIDIDFDERRDEIIDYVSRRYGQERVAQIGTFGTMAARGAIRDVGRALGMDYNTVDRVAKSIPLQSGKTLDELMESDSSLQKMADESERVAELLNIAQKLEGLPRHISTHAAGVIIGPDRLMDFVPLQKQDETIITQLPMEDVEALGLLKMDFLGLRNLTVIEDSLERIEKNHGKNIDIDEVPLDDKEVYEMLSRGETAGVFQMESQLFKDLTANLKPEYFTDIIALLALGRPGPLGSGLVDDYIKCRHGEKEPEYLHPGLKPILQETYGLILYQEQVMEIASELGNFSMGEADILRRGMGKKKKKLVAEKREQFVEGALENGLSGDIANEIFDQMEYFSGYGFNKSHSAAYALLAYQTAYLKCKFPAEFMAALLTSVMDNLDKVSDYISTSREMGIEIYSPDVNESDEVFTALSDEEIRFGLKAIKHLGRKAIEEITNRRSEGGEFETVHDLLDRCDLSRLQKSDMEALTKAGALDEFEAKRSQLLSSLEELHERFSEHNSSRARGQTSFFELVEEEDKFYEDDFTFPELEEVDQRTRLNQEREYLGLYLSGHPLDPYSEFFQGLGVQSRKLISLVENSKKEHLLLGGLISGIREHTTKNNRKMAFLTLEGRSSSLDVVVFPGAYTGAVRMVSERQAVLVYGRPDEDQLIASRVIPLFDSALLLEIGSSSAKDMERIINFLEESASGMMPVIFKQRKNSDICCWLPPEKLWLEGLERAEKMPADDNLNLEIKRFNFS; via the coding sequence ATGTCAGATTTTGTTCATCTTCATAATCATACCGAATACAGCCTTCTTGATGGGTCGCTGCGTCTATCCGAACTGGTTGCTGCCACCAGGGAGTACGGTCAGAAAGCGGTGGCGATGACCGATCACGGTGTTTTATATGGGATGGTAAAATTTTATAAGAAGGCTCGGGAGGAAGGGATAAAACCGATTATCGGCTGCGAAGTTTATCTGACTCCCGGAGATAGGCGCGAAAAAAAAGACAGGGAACTATATCATCTGGTTCTTTTAGCTTCCAGCGATAGAGGTTATAACAATCTTCTGGAAATCGTCACCAAATCTCATCTGGAAGGTTATTATTATCGTCCGCGGGTCGACAAAAATCTTCTTTACGAAAATCGGCGCGGCCTGATAGCGACCTCGGCCTGTCTACAGGGGGAGATTCCGACCAGAATACTGGCGGGTAATTTCAAAGAAGCCGAAAAGAGCTTGAGAGAATACCGCGAAATATTTGGCCGGGAGAATTTTTTTTTGGAACTGCAGGACCATGGTCTGCCGGAACAAAAAAAGGTCAATCCGGAGTTAAAAAAATTTAGCAAAGAATTCGATCTGGGATTGGTTGCGGCCAATGACAGTCATTATCTGGAAAAGAGTGACGCTGAATTTCATGATGTTCTGCTTGCCCTGCAGACCAACAGCGAGGTTGCCGATACAGATAGAATGACTTTCCCAAACCAGGAATTTTATCTGAAATCTCCACGAGAAATGCGAGAACTTTTCTCGGAGGAGCAGGAAGCCATTAAAAACACCGGACGTATTGCCGACAGATGTGAGGTGAACCTTGATTTTGAACGATTTTTCCTGCCTGAATATCCTGAAGCTTCAGAGCAGGATTTATCGGCTGAGGAGATGCTGAGAAAAAAATGCAGGGAGAGGCTGGATGAGAATTTTTCCGATGATGAAAAACCCCGGGAGAGAATGGAGTATGAGCTTGAGATTATATGCGATATGGGCTATGCAGCATATTTTTTGATAGTTCAGGATTTTGTTGAGGAGGCTAAAAAAAGAGAAATAAGAGTCGGGCCAGGAAGAGGGTCGGCAGCCGGCAGTTTTGTATCCTATTTGCTGGGTATAACCAAAGTGAATCCTCTGGATTACGGTCTGATTTTTGAGCGGTTTTTAAATCCAGCCCGAGTAAGTCTGCCCGATATTGATATTGATTTTGACGAAAGGCGAGATGAAATTATCGATTATGTGTCCCGTCGTTATGGTCAGGAAAGGGTGGCGCAGATCGGCACTTTTGGCACCATGGCAGCCCGGGGGGCTATCCGTGATGTCGGTAGAGCCCTGGGTATGGATTATAACACCGTCGATCGCGTGGCAAAATCAATACCTCTGCAGAGCGGGAAAACTCTGGATGAACTTATGGAAAGCGATTCCAGCCTGCAGAAGATGGCCGATGAGAGTGAAAGGGTGGCCGAGCTTCTCAATATAGCCCAAAAGCTGGAAGGACTGCCCAGGCACATATCGACCCATGCTGCCGGGGTGATTATAGGTCCGGACAGATTAATGGATTTTGTTCCTCTTCAGAAGCAGGATGAAACCATTATTACCCAGCTTCCTATGGAGGATGTCGAAGCTCTGGGTCTGCTTAAGATGGATTTTCTGGGGCTCAGAAATCTGACTGTTATCGAGGATTCGCTGGAACGTATTGAAAAAAATCACGGTAAAAATATAGATATCGATGAAGTTCCGCTCGATGATAAGGAAGTTTATGAGATGCTCAGCCGGGGAGAGACAGCCGGGGTTTTTCAGATGGAGTCTCAACTTTTCAAAGATCTCACTGCCAATTTAAAACCGGAGTATTTTACCGATATCATAGCTCTCCTGGCGCTCGGGCGTCCTGGTCCTTTAGGCAGCGGGCTTGTTGATGATTATATTAAATGCCGCCATGGAGAAAAAGAACCGGAATATCTCCATCCCGGTCTGAAGCCAATTCTGCAGGAGACTTATGGACTTATACTTTATCAGGAACAGGTCATGGAAATTGCCAGTGAGCTGGGAAATTTTAGCATGGGAGAAGCCGATATACTAAGGCGGGGCATGGGCAAAAAGAAGAAAAAACTGGTCGCAGAAAAAAGGGAGCAGTTTGTAGAAGGGGCGCTTGAAAATGGTCTATCCGGAGATATTGCCAATGAGATCTTTGACCAGATGGAATACTTTTCCGGCTACGGCTTTAATAAATCTCACAGCGCTGCTTATGCTCTTTTGGCCTATCAGACGGCCTATTTAAAATGCAAGTTTCCTGCGGAATTTATGGCAGCACTTTTAACAAGCGTCATGGACAATCTTGATAAAGTGAGCGATTATATTTCTACTTCTCGGGAGATGGGAATTGAGATTTATTCTCCGGATGTTAATGAAAGCGACGAGGTATTTACAGCTCTTTCCGATGAGGAAATAAGATTTGGTCTAAAAGCCATCAAACATCTGGGAAGAAAGGCCATTGAGGAAATAACGAACAGGAGATCGGAGGGTGGTGAATTTGAAACTGTCCACGATTTGTTAGATAGATGCGACCTATCCCGCCTACAAAAAAGCGATATGGAAGCTTTAACAAAAGCCGGAGCCCTGGATGAATTTGAAGCAAAAAGATCACAACTTCTCTCTTCTCTGGAGGAACTTCACGAGAGATTTAGCGAACATAATTCGAGCAGAGCAAGAGGACAAACCTCTTTTTTTGAGCTGGTCGAAGAAGAAGATAAATTTTATGAAGATGATTTTACTTTTCCGGAGCTGGAAGAGGTAGATCAACGTACCAGATTGAATCAGGAAAGAGAATATCTGGGACTTTATCTCTCGGGCCATCCCCTCGATCCTTACAGCGAATTCTTTCAGGGACTGGGTGTTCAAAGCCGGAAGCTCATTTCACTGGTCGAGAACTCAAAGAAAGAACATCTGCTGCTGGGAGGACTTATCTCGGGTATCAGAGAACATACGACCAAAAACAATAGAAAGATGGCATTTTTGACCCTCGAGGGTCGGAGCAGCAGTCTTGATGTTGTGGTATTCCCTGGTGCTTATACAGGAGCAGTGCGGATGGTTTCTGAACGCCAGGCTGTGCTGGTTTATGGAAGGCCGGATGAAGACCAGCTGATTGCCAGTCGGGTTATACCCCTCTTTGATTCGGCTTTGCTGCTGGAGATAGGATCCAGTTCAGCAAAAGATATGGAAAGGATAATAAATTTTCTGGAAGAATCCGCCTCAGGTATGATGCCCGTCATATTTAAACAGAGAAAGAATTCGGATATATGCTGCTGGCTGCCGCCTGAAAAATTGTGGCTTGAGGGGTTGGAAAGGGCGGAAAAAATGCCTGCTGATGATAATTTAAATTTGGAAATAAAAAGATTTAATTTTAGTTGA
- a CDS encoding 6-phosphofructokinase — protein sequence MKIGILTGGGDCGGLNAVIKSIVWKGINEYGHEFIGFEDGWKGAVENIARPLEIDDVIDIMPEGGTMLGSSRTNPFNPRHGPEKVEETFEEQDLDAMIVIGGDDTLGAADKFYERGLNVVGVPKTMDNDLRCTDMTFGFMSAIQAATDHLDRLRTTACSHHRVIIYEIFGRYAGWAGDADFIMIPEKEYSIDDVCHYLEKRREKGKEYALVVVAEGATTTEMEEMMAQDEETDEYGHVVLGGIGDYLAEEIEEKMDWETRYIQPRHIVRGGSPTAYDRVLSSRYGLMAIDLVEEENFGKMPALQGQDIVPVDLSEAVAEIKQVPLDFYEDAEYLFG from the coding sequence ATGAAAATTGGCATACTGACTGGAGGCGGAGACTGCGGCGGCCTCAATGCTGTTATAAAATCTATAGTCTGGAAGGGAATAAATGAATACGGTCACGAATTTATTGGGTTTGAAGATGGCTGGAAAGGTGCGGTTGAAAACATAGCTCGCCCCCTGGAGATCGATGATGTGATCGATATTATGCCTGAAGGAGGTACTATGCTGGGAAGCAGCAGGACCAATCCTTTTAATCCCAGACACGGTCCTGAAAAAGTTGAAGAAACTTTTGAAGAACAGGATCTGGATGCTATGATAGTAATCGGAGGAGATGACACTCTGGGGGCTGCCGACAAGTTCTATGAGCGCGGCTTAAATGTCGTTGGTGTTCCCAAGACTATGGATAATGATCTCCGATGCACCGACATGACCTTTGGTTTTATGAGCGCTATTCAGGCAGCTACCGATCACCTGGATAGGTTGAGGACAACCGCCTGTTCTCACCACCGGGTTATAATTTATGAGATATTTGGCCGCTATGCCGGATGGGCTGGTGACGCTGATTTTATTATGATACCGGAAAAAGAATACAGCATAGATGACGTATGCCATTATCTGGAGAAAAGAAGAGAGAAAGGGAAGGAATATGCTCTGGTGGTTGTGGCTGAAGGCGCCACCACAACAGAAATGGAAGAGATGATGGCACAGGATGAGGAAACTGATGAATACGGTCACGTGGTGCTGGGAGGTATTGGTGATTATCTGGCAGAAGAGATTGAGGAAAAAATGGACTGGGAAACCAGATATATTCAGCCCCGCCACATAGTCAGAGGCGGCAGCCCCACTGCTTATGATAGGGTGCTTTCCAGCCGCTACGGTCTTATGGCCATAGATCTAGTTGAAGAAGAAAACTTCGGCAAGATGCCCGCGCTGCAGGGACAGGATATTGTACCTGTCGATCTCTCCGAAGCGGTAGCAGAAATAAAACAGGTCCCTCTGGATTTTTATGAAGATGCCGAATACCTCTTCGGCTAA
- a CDS encoding ATP-dependent 6-phosphofructokinase gives MERIGVMTSGGDAPGMNAAVRAITRWGKDAGLDILGIKRGYAGLLNEEIIPLSDSDVSGKVNRGGTFLLTARSEKFRSEEGQQKALEMLHKNQIDGLIVIGGDGSMRGAKKLEEKGFPTAFLPGTIDNDIPCTDYSIGFDTAINTVTNIVDKIRDTATSHERVFIIETMGRHSGVLTLEAGLAAGAEAVLIPEIKFDIEEVCRIVAKGYDRGKLHNLILVAEGVDYTHGESYADRKNRVVFEIGKKIESRTGHEVREIVLGHVQRGGAPSAKDRILASKMGSRVLEGILEGKSGMMVAKEGNLFRMISYEKVLNNEVSIDKSLYELAHIIG, from the coding sequence ATGGAGAGAATAGGAGTTATGACCAGCGGAGGCGACGCTCCGGGCATGAATGCAGCCGTGAGAGCTATAACCCGCTGGGGTAAAGATGCCGGATTGGATATATTGGGCATCAAAAGAGGCTATGCTGGCCTTTTAAATGAGGAAATAATTCCTCTGTCCGATAGTGATGTTTCGGGAAAGGTAAACAGAGGCGGGACTTTTTTGCTTACAGCGAGAAGCGAAAAGTTTCGCAGTGAAGAAGGACAGCAGAAGGCTCTGGAAATGCTGCACAAAAATCAGATCGATGGTTTGATCGTAATAGGCGGCGATGGTTCGATGCGCGGCGCTAAAAAGCTCGAAGAAAAGGGGTTTCCCACAGCTTTTCTTCCAGGAACTATAGATAATGACATTCCCTGTACTGATTACTCCATAGGTTTTGATACCGCTATAAACACCGTTACGAACATCGTCGATAAAATTCGCGATACTGCTACTTCTCACGAAAGAGTTTTTATAATCGAAACCATGGGGCGTCACAGCGGAGTTTTAACGCTGGAAGCCGGTCTGGCTGCCGGAGCTGAAGCAGTATTAATTCCGGAAATAAAGTTTGATATTGAAGAAGTATGCCGGATTGTTGCAAAAGGATATGATCGTGGTAAGCTTCATAATCTTATCCTCGTGGCTGAAGGAGTGGATTACACTCATGGAGAGAGCTATGCTGACAGGAAGAACAGAGTGGTGTTTGAAATAGGAAAAAAAATAGAAAGCCGCACCGGTCATGAAGTGCGAGAGATAGTTTTAGGACATGTTCAGCGGGGAGGAGCTCCCTCGGCCAAAGATAGAATTTTGGCCAGCAAAATGGGATCCAGAGTTTTAGAGGGCATTCTGGAAGGTAAGTCAGGCATGATGGTCGCTAAAGAAGGAAATCTTTTCAGAATGATTTCTTATGAAAAGGTATTAAATAATGAAGTTTCAATCGACAAAAGTCTTTATGAACTGGCCCATATTATAGGCTAG